A window from bacterium encodes these proteins:
- a CDS encoding LamG-like jellyroll fold domain-containing protein, whose amino-acid sequence NSDIGVTDSNSTGTYSNPPSTNWTIGNYPGLSSRFFNGLLDDVRIYSRALSASEIKQLYNMGK is encoded by the coding sequence AACAGTGATATTGGAGTAACAGATAGCAACTCCACTGGAACTTATTCGAACCCACCAAGCACCAACTGGACTATTGGGAACTATCCAGGTCTTAGTTCTAGGTTTTTCAATGGTCTTCTCGACGACGTTCGCATCTACTCCCGTGCGCTGTCGGCGAGCGAAATCAAACAACTCTACAACATGGGTAAATAA